Proteins encoded by one window of Lathyrus oleraceus cultivar Zhongwan6 chromosome 1, CAAS_Psat_ZW6_1.0, whole genome shotgun sequence:
- the LOC127081413 gene encoding cyanidin 3-O-galactoside 2''-O-xylosyltransferase FGGT1-like gives MDANKFHVAMYPWFALGHLTSYLHISNKLAERGHKISFLMPRNTISKLEHFNLHPDRVSFIPITIPNVDGLPHGSETTADIPFSLHSLLMTAMDLTEPIIEDSLRELKPHMVFYDFTYWLPALAVRSGIKALHYCTISPATVGYLISPERKLHEKPLTEDDLLDPPPDFPPSSIKLQLHEARGLATSTLKDYGKDISFMERQLISLTSCDAIIFKTSREMEGPYCDYLEKQMRKQVFLAGPVLPDPPTSSLEEKWVTWLGSFRPKTVIFCAFGSECILKSHQFKELLLGFELTGMPFLAALKPPIGAETMELALPEGFGERIKGRGVVEGDWVQQQLILSHPSVGCFVTHCGSGSLTEAMVNDCQLVLLPHAGDQFINARIMSGDLKVGIEVEKTEDGLFTREAVCKAVRTVIDSESKLGHIVRKNHAQWREFLLSQGLENSYIDDLVQKLHNLLKS, from the coding sequence ATTTCATGTTGCAATGTATCCATGGTTTGCATTAGGCCATCTTACCTCATATCTTCATATATCCAACAAACTTGCTGAGAGGGGCCACAAGATTTCATTCCTTATGCCTAGAAATACTATATCTAAATTGGAGCATTTCAATCTCCACCCAGATCGGGTCTCCTTCATTCCAATCACCATACCGAACGTGGATGGTCTTCCTCATGGATCTGAAACAACTGCAGACATTCCTTTCTCATTGCATTCCCTTCTCATGACTGCAATGGACCTTACTGAGCCTATCATTGAAGATTCTCTAAGAGAGCTTAAACCACATATGGTTTTCTATGATTTCACATATTGGTTACCTGCATTAGCGGTCCGGTCTGGCATTAAGGCTTTACATTACTGCACAATCAGCCCTGCCACTGTGGGGTATCTGATAAGCCCCGAAAGAAAACTTCATGAGAAGCCATTAACAGAAGATGATTTGCTTGACCCTCCACCAGATTTTCCACCGTCATCTATCAAGCTGCAACTTCATGAAGCAAGAGGGTTAGCCACGTCCACTTTAAAGGATTATGGCAAAGATATTTCATTTATGGAGCGACAGTTGATCTCTCTCACCAGCTGTGACGCTATAATTTTCAAAACTAGCAGAGAAATGGAAGGCCCTTATTGTGATTATCTTGAAAAGCAAATGAGAAAGCAGGTGTTTTTGGCAGGGCCAGTTTTGCCGGATCCACCAACCTCTAGTTTAGAAGAAAAATGGGTGACTTGGCTAGGAAGTTTCAGACCCAAAACAGTGATTTTTTGTGCCTTTGGAAGTGAATGCATTTTGAAGAGTCATCAATTTAAGGAACTGTTATTGGGTTTTGAACTTACAGGAATGCCTTTTCTAGCTGCCTTAAAACCACCAATAGGAGCTGAAACAATGGAATTAGCTCTACCTGAAGGATTTGGTGAGAGAATAAAGGGAAGAGGGGTAGTTGAAGGAGATTGGGTTCAACAACAATTGATCCTGAGCCACCCATCTGTGGGTTGCTTTGTGACTCATTGTGGATCCGGATCATTAACAGAGGCCATGGTAAATGATTGTCAATTAGTACTACTGCCCCACGCAGGAGATCAATTCATCAATGCAAGAATAATGAGCGGAGATTTAAAAGTAGGAATAGAGGTAGAAAAAACTGAAGATGGACTTTTTACCAGGGAAGCTGTGTGCAAGGCAGTGAGAACCGTAATAGACAGTGAGAGTAAATTGGGTCATATAGTGAGAAAGAATCATGCTCAATGGAGGGAGTTCTTGCTCAGTCAGGGGCTGGAAAACTCCTACATAGATGATTTAGTTCAGAAATTGCACAATCTGCTCAAGTCTTGA
- the LOC127081421 gene encoding uncharacterized protein LOC127081421: protein MKKGVHPQKQWISYVTQTGRLMNVMMTKIHPVGKVYHFRAKRQMAESLGQIAKFRRRFGLENPEAGEKK, encoded by the coding sequence ATGAAGAAAGGAGTGCACCCACAAAAGCAATGGATATCGTATGTTACTCAAACTGGTAGATTGATGAATGTGATGATGACAAAGATACATCCTGTTGGTAAAGTCTACCACTTTCGTGCTAAGCGTCAAATGGCGGAGAGTTTGGGACAGATTGCCAAGTTCAGGCGTCGTTTCGGGTTGGAAAATCCAGAGGCGGGTGAAAAGAAATGA